The Arvicanthis niloticus isolate mArvNil1 chromosome 2, mArvNil1.pat.X, whole genome shotgun sequence genome includes a window with the following:
- the Znf217 gene encoding zinc finger protein 217 yields MPTQSLLVYMDGPEVLGSSLGTQMEVGDAVPVKGPPAAPFRVSQEKSMAIAEGHMPLDCMFCSQVFSHAEDLSQHVLLQHRPTLCEPAVLRVEAEYLSPLEKGQVPTEPLKEKTIKEPEELSCDVCGQAFPVAFDVESHMKKHKDSFTYGCSLCGRRFKEPWFLKNHMRTHNGKSGPRSKLQQGMESPVTINDVVQAHAPGNISTPYKICMVCGFLFPNKQSLIEHSKVHAKETVPSASNTAPDAHQEEPTSPREELLQFLNLRPRSTADSTVKPTTSIPQLDPFTTYQAWQLATKGKVAIAQEEVKESGQEGSTDNDDSCSEKEELGEIWVGGKAEGSGKSKTSRSSCPGLSQDKEKPRHANSEVPSGDGDPKLPSSKEKPTHCSECSKAFRTYHQLVLHSRVHRKDRRADAPSPTMAVDARQPGTCSPDISTTLEDSGAGDREGGSEDGSEDGLPEGLHLDKNDDGGKAKPLPSSRECGYCGKVFRSNYYLNIHLRTHTGEKPYKCEFCEYAAAQKTSLRYHLERHHKDKQLADAAAESKSECRSQEPQDVLLTADSAQTKNIKRFLDGAKDVKGSPPAKQLKEMPSVFQSVLGSTVLSPAHSDTQDFHKNVADGAEKVRKSPALAYLDMPKKKAGEPQASSPACKLEGVGPLARDAGHREKMDRESDYKHKPGADCQDRPLNLSLGALHACPAISLSKCLIPSIACPFCTFKTFYPEVLMMHQRLEHRYNPDTHKNSSKSVLRSRRTGCPPALLGKDVPPLSGLHKPKAKTAFSPQAKSLHPEKVRQGTSGPSKAPQTPGPDSSTLAPSNLKSHKSQPSATRQQQSELVPKGGIPTAMDKAKRPEPKLKTLPAPPSQSPLSSSNSNGSIEYPMKVDSPWAQQGRDYYCHRNAASAPAEYSEPHPKRPKSSVVSLDTEHPGPNGRRGFELPKYHVVRSITSLLPPECVRPPPVLPPKARFLSPGEVESPSVLTVQKPYSASGPLYTCGPVGHTGASPALEGKRPVSYQHLSNSMLQKRSYENFIGNTHYRPNDKKS; encoded by the exons ATGCCGACACAATCTCTCCTCGTGTACATGGATGGGCCAGAAGTCCTTGGCAGCTCTCTAGGTACCCAGATGGAGGTGGGTGATGCTGTGCCTGTGAAAGGGCCGCCTGCAGCCCCCTTCCGAGTTTCTCAAGAGAAGAGCATGGCCATAGCAGAGGGGCACATGCCCCTGGATTGCATGTTCTGCAGCCAGGTCTTCTCTCATGCAGAGGATCTCAGTCAGCATGTGCTCCTGCAGCACCGGCCCACCCTCTGCGAGCCGGCTGTTCTGCGTGTGGAGGCTGAGTACCTAAGTCCCCTTGAGAAAGGTCAGGTACCAACAGAACCATTGAAGGAGAAGACTATCAAAGAACCAGAAGAGCTGAGCTGCGATGTGTGTGGGCAGGCATTCCCTGTGGCTTTTGATGTTGAGAGCCACATGAAGAAGCATAAGGATTCTTTCACTTATGGGTGCAGCTTGTGCGGGAGAAGATTCAAGGAGCCGTGGTTCCTGAAAAACCACATGCGGACACACAATGGCAAGTCTGGCCCCAGGAGCAAGCTACAGCAAGGCATGGAGAGTCCAGTCACCATCAATGATGTGGTCCAGGCACATGCACCTGGGAACATCTCCACTCCCTACAAGATCTGCATGGTCTGTggcttcctcttcccaaataaaCAGAGCCTCATTGAGCACAGCAAGGTTCATGCCAAAGAAACTGTTCCCAGTGCCAGCAACACAGCCCCAGATGCTCACCAAGAGGAACCCACATCCCCGAGGGAAGAGCTGCTGCAGTTTTTGAACTTGAGACCCAGATCAACTGCAGATAGTACAGTGAAGCCCACGACCTCTATACCTCAGCTTGACCCGTTCACCACCTACCAGGCATGGCAGTTGGCTACCAAAGGAAAAGTGGCCATTGCCCAAGAAGAGGTGAAAGAGTCAGGCCAGGAAGGAAGCACGGACAATGATGATTCAtgttcagagaaagaggaactaGGAGAAATATGGGTTGGGGGTAAGGCGGAAGGTTCTGGAAAGTCCAAAACAAGTAGAAGCAGTTGTCCAGGTCTCTCACAAGACAAGGAGAAGCCTAGACATGCTAATAGTGAAGTGCCTTCTGGGGATGGTGATCCCAAGTTGCCCAGCAGCAAGGAGAAGCCCAcacactgttctgagtgcagtaaAGCCTTCAGGACATACCACCAGCTCGTCCTGCACTCCAGGGTACACAGGAAGGACAGGAGGGCTGACGCCCCATCACCCACCATGGCTGTGGATGCAAGGCAGCCTGGGACCTGCTCCCCAGACATCAGCACCACTCTGGAAGACAGTGGGGCCGGGGACCGAGAAGGGGGTTCTGAGGATGGCTCTGAGGATGGGCTCCCTGAAGGGCTCCATTTGG aTAAAAATGATGACGGAGGAAAAGCAAAGCCCCTTCCGTCTTCGAGAGAGTGCGGTTACTGTGGGAAGGTTTTCCGTTCAAACTATTACCTCAATATTCATCTCAGAACGCATACAG GTGAAAAACCATACAAATGTGAATTCTGTGAGTATGCCGCAGCCCAGAAGACATCTCTGAGGTACCACTTGGAGAGACACCACAAAGACAAGCAGCTGGCGGATGCTGCTGCTGAGTCCAAAAGTGAATGCCGGAGCCAGGAGCCGCAGGATGTCCTACTAACGGCTGACAGTGCGCAGACCAAAAATATAAAGAGATTTCTTGATGGTGCCAAAGACGTTAAGGGCAGCCCACCTGCCAAGCAGCTTAAggagatgccttctgtctttcaGAGTGTTCTGGGCAGCACTGTCCTCTCACCAGCACACAGCGATACTCAGGATTTCCATAAAAATGTAGCTGATGGTGCTGAGAAAGTGCGAAAGAGTCCTGCCCTTGCTTATCTGGACATGCCGAAAAAGAAAGCAGGGGAGCCTCAGGCCAGCAGCCCTGCCTGCAAACTAGAGGGCGTTGGACCCTTAGCCCGGGACGCTGGCCATAGGGAGAAGATGGATCGGGAGTCTGACTACAAACATAAGCCCGGTGCTGACTGCCAGGACAGGCCTTTGAATCTATCCCTTGGGGCACTCCATGCCTGTCCTGCAATCTCTTTGAGCAAGTGTCTCATCCCCAGCATTGCCTGCCCCTTCTGTACTTTTAAGACCTTTTATCCAGAAGTCCTTATGATGCACCAGAGACTTGAGCACAGGTACAACCCTGACACACACAAGAACAGCAGCAAGTCTGTGCTGAGGAGCAGGCGGACAGGGTGCCCTCCTGCTTTGCTGGGGAAGGACGTACCTCCCTTGTCCGGCCTGCACAAGCCCAAGGCCAAGACTGCCTTCTCACCACAGGCTAAGTCTCTGCACCCAGAGAAGGTTCGGCAGGGGACTTCAGGGCCAAGCAAAGCTCCCCAGACTCCAGGACCGGACAGCAGCACTTTAGCCCCAAGCAACCTGAAGTCACACAAGTCACAGCCCAGTGCCACCAGGCAGCAGCAGTCAGAGTTGGTCCCCAAAGGTGGCATCCCCACTGCTATGGATAAGGCGAAAAGACCTGAGCCAAAACTGAAGACCCTGCCAGCTCCTCCATCTCAGTCCCCCCTCAGCAGTAGTAATAGCAACGGTTCTATTGAGTATCCCATGAAAGTTGATAGCCCATGGGCACAGCAAGGGAGAGACTACTACTGCCATCGGAATGCTGCCAGTGCCCCAGCAGAGTACAGTGAACCACATCCCAAAAGACCCAAGTCCAGCGTGGTGTCCCTGGACACAGAGCATCCTGGGCCCAATGGCAGAAGGGGCTTTGAGCTCCCCAAGTACCATGTGGTCAGGAGTATCACTTCCCTGTTACCACCAGAATGTGTGCGCCCACCTCCTGTGCTGCCCCCCAAAGCCCGTTTCCTGAGCCCTGGGGAGGTGGAGTCGCCCAGTGTGTTGACTGTGCAGAAACCCTACAGTGCCTCTGGACCGCTGTATACCTGTGGACCTGTGGGACATACAGGAGCCAGCCCAGCCCTTGAAG GAAAGAGGCCTGTGTCATATCAGCACCTGTCTAACAGCATGCTGCAAAAGAGAAGCTATGAGAATTTTATTGGAAATACACATTATCGACCAAATGACAAAAAATCTTGA